In Drosophila santomea strain STO CAGO 1482 chromosome 2L, Prin_Dsan_1.1, whole genome shotgun sequence, a single window of DNA contains:
- the LOC120448816 gene encoding uncharacterized protein LOC120448816 — translation MVQLSRTTKLTAVCVGVYTIYVLITFFLLPILMPDPVTMQRSLVSYSTRHLGNLSNLTLETGGQPIRSMLVTFRGSGALTLLDNLAHQPGCYQHYAPLIGYESRPIAAKEHGRALDELVALYNCNYNMSAEMIQWGMRSSVFKRFYGAQAKICRTHGQETCWDPETMAAVCKLHPFINMAVYNMRLSLLATLLEREDLNLSILLLVRDPRGTIYSRMSNKWCLDERDCEAQTLCSDMVSDHQMVGTLTQAYPQRFSIIRYEDLFLQPEETIKQVFDFYGLPLGRTKPRTQKFHPRSGFVVESSRREELFNQPAFEWMSEMMVDDIGAVQDVCGQAMDLWGYRSIQDFQHFSAESFQPIMGKA, via the exons ATGGTTCAACTTTCGCGTACTACCAAATTAACCGCCGTTTGTGTGGGCGTCTATACGATCTATGTCCTGATCACATTCTTCCTTTTGCCCATTCTTATGCCGGATCCGGTGACTATGCAGCGATCATTGGTGTCCTACAGCACCCGACACCTGGGCAACCTGAGCAACCTCACACTGGAAACCGGCGGTCAGCCCATCCGTTCAATGCTGGTCACGTTCCGGGGATCGGGTGCCCTTACCCTGCTGGACAACCTGGCTCATCAGCCGGGCTGCTATCAGCACTACGCTCCACTGATCGGCTACGAGAGCCGTCCCATTGCCGCAAAGGAGCACGGTCGGGCCTTGGATGAGCTGGTGGCGCTGTACAACTGCAACTACAACATGTCTGCGGAAATGATCCAATGGGGAATGCGATCGTCGGTCTTCAAGCGCTTCTACGGCGCCCAGGCCAAGATCTGTCGCACTCACGGCCAGGAGACCTGCTGGGATCCCGAGACGATGGCCGCCGTCTGCAAGCTGCACCCATTCATCAACATGGCGGTGTACAACATGCGGCTGAGTCTTCTGGCTACCCTCTTGGAGCGCGAGGA TCTTAATTTAAGCATCCTGTTGCTTGTCCGCGATCCTCGGGGCACCATATATTCCCGGATGAGTAACAAGTGGTGCTTGGATGAAAGGGATTGCGAAGCACAGACCCTATGCAGCGACATGGTCAGTGATCATCAGATGGTCGGGACCCTCACCCAAGCCTATCCCCAGCGTTTCAG CATTATACGTTACGAGGACTTGTTCCTGCAGCCCGAGGAGACCATCAAACAGGTATTCGACTTCTATGGATTGCCTTTGGGACGAACCAAGCCCAGGACGCAAAAGTTTCATCCGCGCAGTGGCTTTGTCGTAGAGTCCTCTCGCCGGGAGGAGCTCTTCAACCAGCCCGCCTTCGAGTGGATGAGCGAAATGATGGTGGACGACATTGGGGCTGTACAGGACGTGTGTGGCCAGGCCATGGACCTGTGGGGGTATCGCTCGATTCAGGACTTCCAGCACTTTTCAGCGGAATCATTCCAGCCAATAATGGGCAAGGCCTAG